A stretch of Triticum aestivum cultivar Chinese Spring chromosome 1D, IWGSC CS RefSeq v2.1, whole genome shotgun sequence DNA encodes these proteins:
- the LOC123182587 gene encoding F-box protein At5g46170, with translation MAADAAAAAAGPRRWRCEEEERQPHRLSAAAAADDRFDGLPDPLLLLIFNRIGDVKALGRCALVSRRFHALVPLVDSVLVRVDCVIPDDPASSASGSPSSSAPSSPTASASARARGVFSQIARMLIGGIVKPIQALGQILSHAGSASDFPASASLSSFRRSAASSLSSSASAPPGDVSHHSPSEVLRSFKELRSLRIELPAGELGMDDGVLLKWKADFGSTLGSCVILGAASASASPSSAAKDGATAAPPPATADCAESDDSGSIPESFYTNGGLKLRVLWTISSLIAASARHYLLQPIISDHALLESLDLTDADGQGVLTMDKWQLQELRVRPVSASGDSHRTLMPALSMRLWYAPHIELPGGTVLNGATLVAIKPSEEAMMDAVGNATAGSAGGSWVSDAFEEPYRTAVGVLLKRRMYSLEMNSF, from the coding sequence ATGGccgcggacgccgccgccgccgccgcggggccCCGCCGGTGGCgctgcgaggaggaggagcggcagcCGCACCGCCTCTCGGCCGCCGCGGCGGCCGACGACCGCTTCGACGGCCTCCCCGACCCGCTGCTCCTCCTCATCTTCAACCGCATCGGCGACGTCAAGGCGCTCGGCCGCTGCGCGCTCGTCTCCCGCCGCTTCCACGCCCTCGTGCCCCTCGTCGACTCCGTGCTCGTCCGCGTCGACTGCGTCATCCCCGACGaccccgcctcctccgcctcgggctccccgtcctcctccgcgccctcctcccccaccgcctccgcctccgcccgcgCGCGCGGCGTCTTCTCCCAGATCGCGCGCATGCTCATCGGCGGCATCGTCAAGCCCATCCAGGCGCTCGGCCAGATCCTCTCCCACGCCGGCTCCGCCTCCGACTTCCCGgcctccgcctccctctcctccttccgccgctccgccgcctcctcgctCTCGTCCTCGGCGTCGGCGCCCCCCGGCGACGTCTCGCACCACTCGCCCTCCGAGGTGCTCCGCTCCTTCAAGGAGCTCCGCAGCCTGCGCATCGAGCTCCCCGCCGGCGAGCTCGGCATGGACGACGGCGTGCTGCTCAAGTGGAAGGCCGACTTCGGCTCCACGCTCGGCAGCTGCGTCATCCtcggcgccgcctccgcctccgcctcgccctcctctGCCGCCAAGGACGGCGCCACTGCCGCACCTCCTCCTGCGACCGCTGATTGTGCCGAGTCTGACGATTCAGGGAGCATACCGGAGTCCTTCTACACCAACGGGGGGCTTAAGCTGCGGGTGCTATGGACCATCAGCTCGCTGATTGCGGCGTCGGCCCGGCATTACCTGCTGCAGCCCATCATTTCCGACCACGCGTTGCTGGAGAGCCTGGATCTGACGGACGCCGATGGGCAGGGCGTGCTCACCATGGACAAGTGGCAACTGCAGGAGCTACGGGTCAGGCCAGTATCAGCGTCTGGTGACTCGCACCGCACGCTCATGCCGGCCCTTAGCATGCGGTTGTGGTATGCGCCACACATTGAGCTGCCTGGGGGCACGGTCTTGAATGGAGCAACACTGGTGGCCATCAAGCCGAGCGAAGAGGCAATGATGGATGCAGTTGGGAATGCAACTGCTGGGTCAGCAGGTGGATCCTGGGTTTCAGATGCTTTTGAGGAGCCATATCGGACGGCCGTCGGTGTGCTTCTCAAGCGGAGGATGTATAGCCTTGAGATGAACTCATTCTAA